The following coding sequences lie in one Arachis stenosperma cultivar V10309 chromosome 5, arast.V10309.gnm1.PFL2, whole genome shotgun sequence genomic window:
- the LOC130983074 gene encoding uncharacterized protein LOC130983074 yields MPCFFSSFLLLRLFLARLHQLPPSSLPSFPSRVNTRAMDSLSTVSPSMVLPPPNPFNRHTRHLALFSRAPLPPSLLSSSTSFSKLFSISFIRRRTRRTTRGLNDVSCSAGGADDVKGSKNDGGYDEEEEVERALHMDGTIPGTSDEFVKRVSSRAYDMRRHLQQSFDTSSYDVLDSNPWRETSKPVYVLTQKENQLWTMKTRRNRSEVERELGLLFSKGGNWRSGLGNQSKQARGGTKFQMLVEDIREGVLVFEDENEAVKYCDLLQGGGQGCEGVAEIEASSIFDLCQKMRALAVLFRRGRTPPLPESLQLNLRARKRSLEDQDDSI; encoded by the exons ATGCCTTGTTTCTTCTCTAGTTTTCTTCTTCTACGGCTCTTCCTTGCGCGCCTCCACCAGCTTCCTCCTTCTTCTCTTCCATCATTCCCATCACGCGTCAACACGCGAGCGATGGATTCCCTTTCCACTGTCTCCCCTTCCATGGTGCTCCCTCCACCAAATCCTTTCAACCGCCACACGCGCCACCTTGCACTCTTCTCACGCGCCCCTCTCCCTCCCAGTCTTCTCTCTTCCTCGACGTCTTTCTCCAAACTCTTCAGCATCAGCTTCatcagaagaagaacaagaaggaCCACGAGAGGCTTAAACGACGTCTCGTGCAGCGCTGGCGGTGCCGACGACGTTAAGGGAAGCAAAAACGACGGTGGATACGATGAAGAGGAGGAGGTTGAGAGGGCGCTTCATATGGACGGGACCATCCCTGGAACCTCCGACGAGTTCGTCAAGCGTGTCTCGTCTCGCGCTTACGACATGCGCAGGCATCTCCAACAATCCTTCGATACCAGTAGCTACGACG TATTAGATTCCAACCCTTGGAGAGAAACTTCAAAGCCTGTTTATGTACTAACGCAAAAGGAAAATCAATTGTGGACAATGAAAACCCGAAGAAATAGAAG TGAGGTTGAGCGAGAGCTTGGCTTATTATTTTCCAAAGGAGGCAACTGGAGATCTGGACTTGGGAATCAGTCCAAACAAGCAAGGGGAGGGACAAAGTTTCAAATGCTTGTGGAAGATATTAGAGAGGGAGTGCTG GTATTTGAAGATGAAAATGAAGCAGTAAAGTACTGTGACTTGCTACAAGGAGGTGGTCAAGGTTGCGAGGGTGTTGCTGAGATAGAAGCCTCATCG ATATTTGATCTTTGCCAGAAAATGAGGGCTCTTGCAGTTCTATTCCGCAGAGGGAGGACACCTCCACTACCCGAAAGCCTTCAGCTCAATCTGCGAGCTCGGAAACGGTCACTTGAAGACCAGGACGACTCGATATGA